In Fragaria vesca subsp. vesca linkage group LG5, FraVesHawaii_1.0, whole genome shotgun sequence, the genomic stretch TAAATTTGTCAACTTGTAAATCTGTTAACTAAGATGTCCTAGTACAATGACCTGTGTTGTCTACAAAGGCACTGAATTATCCTACCAAAAGTTCCTTCAAGCTTCTAATGACACCTTCGTATGGGATTGGATTCATTTTACATTGTTGGATTATCATTATTGTTCATGTTGAGGACCCTAGAATAGCTAATATGGCAAATGACTGGACCAATTTGTTAGCATTGCTGCAGAACTAATTCAGCTCCATTTTAGTAACAAGTTTGCTCCTACCATACTATAACAACTCTGGAAAGAGAAGAATACCAAATTCATAAAAGTTCTTTTTTTTTCTTTTTTTTTTGCATAAAAGCCCTTATATAAGATTAAAAGAGTAATTGGTGATTGGCTTTCAAAATAGTTATTTTTGATATATTTTTGTTGCTCAGATGCAGGTGGCTATTTTGTCAATAGGTGGCTATTTTGTCCATGCACCAAAATAGTGCATCTAACTGGACTGATGTGGTGTTTGGTGTCTTCTGATCCGGTGAATGTTCCGATACTTCCAGTGTCCATAAGTGTGCTGAGATCATCTTTGGTTGAGCTGTTCCTTAAGCAATCAACGTTTGGACGACATGAACGTTAGTTGTCGTTGTGGTAATCTAATTGATCATTGCTTTAGAATGTCTTTCCGTTTTGTTTGAATGCTTTATTGCTTTAAGCCACTTCACAACACAATGTAGTGTTTGCATCTTTTTACTATCCTTTCATTGACATTTCAGGAGTACTTTGGTTTTAGGAAATATTGCTGAAATGTTTTGTTAACTATTGGAAATAATGTTGTTGAATTGTGTTGGAAATGTCTTGTTTGTCTTTCACAGGTCCAAAGGGCACCAGCCCCACCCAAGGAATCAAGACCTATCAAGGACCAGGTCATAAAGTCTAGAAAGGGATGGAAGAAAATGAAGTTGGCAATGGAGGGTAGTTTTGCTGGAAATGGTAGTGCATCAGCCGACCTCAACACAGCCTTCTACTCAAAGCAGCCAAAATCATGGAGCAAGGGGTGCTCAAAAGTGAATGTGCTGGCTTTAAATTAGAGAAACATAATGTGGCTTCATCATGTTTTGGAATTAATTTTTTGCAAACAATCTGGTTCCTTGAGTTTTTGGAAACCAATTAAGCTTGAATCTAATGCATAGTATGTTTCTCATGTTGAACTAATGTTGGTTTTAATGGTTTTAATTCAGTGATATTGGCAGACCTTTTGGTTCTATGTTTGAATTTCTATGTTACATTTTCAACTATTGCATTGCATAGTATTTATTGTCAGCAGATAAACACAACAGTAATACCTAAACTTTACTAAACTGATCAATGTGATACCTAAATTTTACTGAACTAATCAATATGATACCCAGGATAAAAACCAAATATTCAATTTT encodes the following:
- the LOC101304481 gene encoding uncharacterized protein LOC101304481 isoform 1, giving the protein MFQILEQNRPGVQLPMRLRLILGFSVFLSGIFWILPRHSVNSGFDAKESIKLGDAGGYFVNRWLFCPCTKIVHLTGLMWCLVSSDPVNVPILPVSISVLRSSLVELFLKQSTFGRHER